Proteins from one Canis lupus familiaris isolate Mischka breed German Shepherd chromosome 26, alternate assembly UU_Cfam_GSD_1.0, whole genome shotgun sequence genomic window:
- the TFIP11 gene encoding tuftelin-interacting protein 11, whose amino-acid sequence MSLSHLYRDGEGHMDDDDDERENFEITDWDLQNEFNPNRQRHWQTKEEATYGVWAERDSDEERPSFGGKRARDYSAPVNFISAGLKKGAAEEAELEDSEDEEKPVKQDDFPKDFGPKKLKTGGNFKPSQKGFAGGTKSFMDFGSWERHTKGIGQKLLQKMGYVPGRGLGKNAQGIINPIEAKQRKGKGAVGAYGSERTTQSLQDFPVVDSEEEAEEEFQKELSQWRKDPSGSKKKPKYSYKTVEELKAKGRISKKLAAPQKELSQVKVIDMTGREQKVYYSYSQISHKHNVPDDGLPLPSQQPPQPGKEAKAPGFALPELEHNLQLLIDLTEQEIIQSDRQLQYERDMVVNLSHELEKMSEVLEHEERVIANLSKVLEMVEECERRLQPSCSNPLTLDECARIFETLQDKYYEEYRMSDRVDLAVAIVYPLMKEYFKEWDPLKDCAYGTQVISRWKTLLENDQLLSHGGQDLSADAFHRLIWEVWMPFVRNIVTQWQPRNCDPMVDFLDSWVHIIPVWILDNILDQLIFPKLQKEVENWNPLTDTVPIHSWVHPWLPLMQARLEPLYSPIRSKLSSALQKWHPSDSSAKLILQPWKDVFTPGSWEAFMVKNIVPKLGMCLGELVINPHQQHMDAFYWVIDWEGMISVSSLVGLLEKHFFPKWLQVLCSWLSNSPNYEEITKWYLGWKSMFSDQVLAHPSVKDKFNEALDIMNRAVSSNVGAYMQPGARENIAYLTHTERRKDFQYEAMQERREAENMAQRGIGVAASSVPMNFKDLIETKAEEHNIVFMPVIGKRHEGKQLYTFGRIVIYIDRGVVFVQGEKTWVPTSLQSLIDMAK is encoded by the exons ATGTCACTGTCCCACTTGTACCGGGATGGGGAAGGCCACAtggatgatgatgacgatgagcGGGAGAACTTTGAGATCACCGACTGGGATCTCCAGAATGAATTTAACCCCAACCGGCAGCGCCACTGGCAGACCAAGGAAGAGGCCACCTATGGAGTGTGGGCAGAGAGAGATTCAGATGAAGAGAGGCCCAGCTTTGGAGGCAAACG GGCCCGCGACTACTCTGCACCAGTCAACTTCATCAGCGCCGGTCTCAAGAAAGGGGCAGCAGAGGAGGCTGAGCTGGAAGATTCGGAAGATGAAGAGAAGCCTGTTAAACAGGATGACTTTCCTAAGGACTTCGGACCCAAGAAGTTAAAGACG GGTGGCAATTTTAAACCCAGCCAGAAAGGCTTTGCAGGAGGAACCAAGTCTTTCATGGATTTTGGCAGCTGGGAAAGACACACAAAAGGCATTGGACAGAAGCTTCTTCAGAAGATGGGCTACGTCCCTGGAAGGGGCCTGGGGAAGAACGCACAAG GTATCATTAACCCGATCGAAGCgaagcagagaaaggggaaaggtgCCGTGGGAGCTTATGGCTCAGAACGCACCACTCAGTCCCTACAAGACTTCCCCGTGGTCGActcagaagaagaagcagaagag GAGTTTCAGAAGGAGCTGAGCCAGTGGAGGAAAGACCCCAGTGGAAGCAAGAAGAAGCCCAAATACTCTTACAAGACAGTGGAAGAATTGAAGGCCAAGGGCAGGATCAGCAAGAAGCTTGCTGCCCCCCAGAAGGAGCTTTCTCAGGTCAAG GTCATCGACATGACTGGCCGGGAGCAGAAGGTCTACTACAGCTACAGCCAGATCAGCCACAAGCACAATGTCCCTGATGATGGGCTGCCACTGCCGTCCCAGCAGCCACCGCAGCCTGGCAAAGAGGCCAAGGCGCCGGGCTTCGCCCTGCCTGAGCTGGAGCACAACCTGCAGCTGCTCATTGACCTCACAGAGCAGGAGATCATCCAGAGTGACCGGCAGCTGCAGTATGAACGGGACATGGTGGTCAACCTGTCGCACGAGCTGGAGAAGATGTCAGAGGTCCTGGAGCATGAGGAGCGGGTCATTGCCAACCTTAGCAAGGTCCTGGAGATGGTGGAGGAATGTGAGCGGCGCCTGCAGCCCTCCTGCAGCAACCCCCTCACCCTGGATGAGTGTGCCCGCATCTTTGAGACCCTGCAAGACAAGTACTACGAGGAGTACAGGATGTCTGACCGCGTGGACCTGGCTGTGGCCATTGTCTACCCACTCATGAAGGAGTACTTCAAGGAGTGGGACCCGCTGAAG GACTGCGCTTACGGCACCCAGGTCATCTCCAGGTGGAAGACCCTCCTAGAGAACGACCAGCTCTTATCCCACGGCGGGCAGGACCTCTCGGCAGACGCCTTTCACAG GCTGATATGGGAAGTCTGGATGCCTTTTGTTCGAAATATCGTCACCCAGTGGCAGCCAAGGAACTGTGACCCGATGGTGGACTTTTTGGATAGTTGGGTGCACATTATTCCTGTGTGGATCTTAGATAACATTCTGGACCAGCTCATCTTCCCTAAACTGCAGAAAGAG GTGGAAAACTGGAACCCACTGACAGACACCGTGCCCATCCACTCCTGGGTCCACCCGTGGCTGCCCCTTATGCAAGCACGCCTGGAACCACTCTATTCCCCCATCCGCAGCAAGCTTTCCAGTGCCCTGCAGAAGTGGCACCCCAGCGACTCCTCTGCCAAGCTCATCCTCCAGCCTTGGAAAGATGTCTTCACCCCTGGCTCCTGGGAAGCATTCATGGTCAAGAACATAGTGCCCAAACTAG GGATGTGTCTTGGGGAGTTAGTCATTAATCCCCACCAGCAGCACATGGATGCTTTTTACTGGGTCATCGACTGGGAAGGAATGATCTCCGTGTCCAGCCTTGTGGGGCTGCTTGAGAAACACTTCTTCCCCAAGTGGCTTCAG GTACTTTGCTCTTGGCTTAGTAACAGCCCAAATTATGAGGAGATCACCAAGTGGTACCTGGGTTGGAAGTCCATGTTCTCAGACCAAGTGCTGGCACACCCATCTGTCAAGGACAAATTTAACGAAGCACTTGATATCATGAACAGGGCAGTGTCCTCCAATGTTG GTGCCTACATGCAGCCCGGAGCACGGGAGAACATAGCCTACCTCACCCacacagagaggaggaaagactTCCAGTATGAGGCCATGCAGGAGCGACGGGAGGCTGAGAACATGGCCCAGAGGGGCATTGGTGTGGCCGCCAGCTCTGTGCCCATGAACTTTAAGGATCTCATTGAGACCAAGGCCGAGGAGCACAACATCGTTTTCATGCCGGTCATCGGGAAGCGACATGAAGGGAAGCAGCTTTACACCTTTGGCCGCATCGTCATCTACATCGACCGGGGAGTCGTGTTTGTCCAGGGCGAGAAGACCTGGGTGCCCACCTCCCTGCAAAGCCTGATTGACATGGCCAAGTAG
- the SRRD gene encoding SRR1-like protein, with the protein MAAAAAAEEEAPGSWRAVAPRKRRRSAARRPRGREAAALGRETQTEADRAVVLRRLQEAAEDLLLSDFWSLALETIDSCLTKHLEQLKAPDGTLLEALGNLHLNSSPDESAVTPGAIPGETLVPGTCRWKCVCYGIGNFATCVIARYQLTFLLLFLEKCRIPRRHCWVYDPLFSQLEIGVLNSLGLTVLSENEEGKRSVDGEPTIFYMPHCGTALYNNLLWSNWSLDALSQMLLIGNSFRGLEERLLGRILQKNYTYIAKILKGLEELELPETSQYTDVFNDTSIHWFPVQKLQQLPTDTWAFQEEPDYQDCEDLEIIRRNKTRDH; encoded by the exons atggcggcggcggcggcggcggaggaggaggcgCCGGGGTCCTGGCGGGCGGTAGCCCCGCGGAAGAGAAGGCGCTCGGCCGCGCGGCGTCCGCGGGGGAGGGAGGCGGCGGCGCTGGGCCGGGAGACCCAGACCGAGGCGGACCGCGCAGTCGTGCTTCGTCGCCTCCAGGAGGCCGC GGAGGACCTGCTTCTGTCTGATTTCTGGAGTCTGGCACTAG AAACCATCGACAGCTGTCTTACAAAACATCTGGAACAACTGAAAGCCCCTGATGGGACTCTTTTGGAAGCCCTTGGAAACCTGCATCTTAACTCCTCTCCAGATGAGTCAGCTGTGACCCCTGGTGCCATCCCAGGAGAGACCCTGGTCCCAGGAACCTGCCGTTGGAAGTGTGTATGTTATGGCATTGGGAACTTTGCCACCTGTGTCATAGCTAGATACCAGCTAACATTTTTGCTCCTCTTCCTGGAAAAGTGCCGG ATTCCCAGAAGGCACTGCTGGGTGTACGATCCTCTGTTCAGCCAACTAGAAATTGGGGTTCTGAATAGCCTTGGTTTGACAGTTCTCAGTGAGAATGAG GAAGGAAAACGGAGTGTGGACGGCGAACCCACCATCTTCTACATGCCCCACTGCGGGACGGCCCTGTACAACAACCTGCTCTGGAGCAACTGGTCGCTGGATGCCCTTTCTCAGATGCTCCTCATCGGGAACAGCTTCCGAGGACTTGAGGAAAG attgCTGGGAAGGATTTTGCAGAAAAATTATACCTACATCGCAAAG ATTTTAAAGGGACTGGAGGAGCTTGAGCTGCCTGAGACTTCCCAGTACACCGATGTATTTAATGATACCTCCATCCACTGGTTCCCTGTACAGAAGCTACAACAACTCCCCACAGACACTTGGGCATTTCAGGAAGAACCAGACTATCAGGACTGTGAAGACCTTGAAATCATCAGGAGGAACAAGACGAGGGATCATTGA